Proteins encoded in a region of the bacterium genome:
- a CDS encoding MarR family transcriptional regulator, whose product MKPKSVHIKTDKDLVQQFHREIVELIKKYQFRDRNEMVGHGLTVSQCYILETLNQHGALEMQQLADKMHLSISTVTRAVEPLVVQKLVDRIVDPNDNRVRVIAMTERGQTLFEKHWEGVLKAEKTILESFPEESREMLIDFLRKLNAAFGNWQLQKKTKDN is encoded by the coding sequence ATGAAGCCCAAATCAGTTCATATCAAAACTGACAAGGATCTGGTCCAGCAATTTCATCGTGAAATTGTCGAACTGATCAAAAAATATCAGTTTCGCGACCGCAATGAGATGGTCGGACACGGTTTGACGGTCAGTCAATGTTATATCTTGGAAACACTCAACCAGCATGGAGCTCTTGAGATGCAGCAACTAGCCGATAAAATGCATCTGTCGATCAGCACCGTTACTCGTGCCGTTGAGCCTTTAGTCGTACAGAAATTAGTAGATCGGATCGTTGACCCAAACGATAACCGCGTACGCGTCATTGCCATGACTGAACGAGGCCAAACCCTATTTGAAAAACATTGGGAAGGAGTTTTGAAAGCTGAGAAAACCATTCTCGAAAGTTTTCCAGAAGAAAGCCGGGAGATGTTAATCGATTTCCTTCGAAAGCTCAATGCTGCTTTCGGCAATTGGCAACTGCAGAAAAAAACCAAAGACAATTGA
- a CDS encoding class I SAM-dependent methyltransferase yields METQKDVSASKKYFDEVANRWNDVRLTLFSDGVREAAIKAADVQPGHLAADIGAGTGFITEGLLQRHLHVIAVDQSPGMIEEMEKRFGHNPNVELRIGESASLPIDSQSVDYVFANMYLHHVETPPDAIKEMVRILKPGGKLVITDADEHTYEFLRTEQHDRWLGFKRSDIQSWFKNAGLSDVKVDCTNENCCPTSEDSGKKVEISIFVATGTKK; encoded by the coding sequence ATGGAAACCCAAAAAGATGTTTCAGCCAGCAAAAAATACTTTGATGAAGTTGCCAATCGTTGGAATGACGTTCGTTTGACATTATTTTCTGATGGCGTTCGCGAGGCCGCCATTAAAGCTGCAGATGTTCAACCGGGACATCTGGCAGCCGACATCGGCGCGGGCACCGGTTTTATCACTGAAGGACTCTTACAAAGACATTTGCACGTCATTGCAGTCGATCAATCACCGGGAATGATTGAGGAAATGGAAAAAAGATTCGGCCATAACCCAAACGTCGAACTTCGAATCGGCGAATCGGCTTCGCTTCCGATCGATTCTCAATCGGTCGATTACGTTTTTGCGAATATGTATTTGCACCATGTCGAAACACCGCCCGATGCGATCAAAGAAATGGTTAGAATTTTAAAGCCGGGCGGAAAGCTAGTGATCACCGACGCTGATGAACATACTTATGAATTCCTCCGAACGGAGCAGCATGACCGCTGGCTTGGATTCAAACGCAGCGATATTCAATCGTGGTTTAAGAACGCCGGATTGAGCGATGTAAAGGTCGATTGCACCAACGAAAATTGCTGTCCAACTTCCGAAGATTCAGGTAAAAAAGTTGAAATCAGTATTTTTGTTGCTACAGGAACAAAAAAATAA
- a CDS encoding isocitrate lyase/phosphoenolpyruvate mutase family protein, with protein MSMNIDRQKILADEFLALHRAPSILFLPNAWDVASSKVFELEGFKAIGTTSAGIAASLGYADGQRMSLHENISVARRIIQSTCLPVTVDLEAGYADSVEGIVASVREAMNVGAIGINLEDSFNGSMFDTILHQEKIKAIREMAITTGVHLFINARTDSYMIVDDPTECLRQSIERGNAYKEAGADGVFVPDVGLLDRKAISILVKEINAPLNILAGIATPSILELQNIGVARVSVGPRPMRALLSALRKMAQEWVTDGTYKLMSASTISYSEVNEWFNR; from the coding sequence ATGTCCATGAATATCGATCGTCAGAAAATTCTGGCTGACGAATTTTTGGCGCTTCACCGCGCTCCTTCGATTCTGTTCCTTCCCAATGCATGGGATGTTGCCAGTTCAAAAGTTTTTGAACTTGAAGGGTTCAAAGCCATTGGCACTACGAGCGCCGGTATTGCTGCCTCGTTGGGGTATGCCGATGGTCAACGCATGAGTTTACACGAAAATATAAGCGTTGCTCGACGTATCATTCAGAGCACCTGTCTGCCTGTGACCGTTGATTTGGAAGCTGGTTATGCAGACTCTGTCGAAGGTATAGTTGCGTCGGTGCGCGAAGCCATGAATGTCGGCGCCATCGGAATTAACCTCGAAGACAGCTTTAACGGATCAATGTTTGATACAATATTACATCAGGAAAAAATCAAAGCAATTCGAGAGATGGCGATTACAACCGGCGTTCATTTGTTTATTAATGCGAGAACGGACAGTTATATGATAGTCGATGATCCAACTGAATGTTTACGACAATCCATTGAGCGTGGTAATGCGTACAAAGAAGCCGGAGCGGATGGTGTATTCGTTCCCGACGTCGGCTTGCTCGATCGAAAAGCTATTTCAATCCTGGTCAAAGAAATTAACGCACCTCTGAATATTCTTGCAGGGATTGCCACTCCGTCGATTTTGGAACTTCAGAATATTGGCGTCGCTCGTGTCAGCGTTGGCCCGCGACCGATGCGAGCGTTGCTAAGCGCTTTACGAAAAATGGCTCAAGAATGGGTAACTGATGGAACTTATAAACTTATGTCCGCATCAACTATTTCGTATTCGGAAGTCAATGAATGGTTTAATCGATAA